From the genome of Mycobacterium kansasii ATCC 12478:
TTCGGCGCCGCGCTGGAGATGGACCGGCGGATGGGTTCGGTAGTCCATGTGAGCGAGACGCTGGCCCGCCAAGCCTTGTTTGAAGCATCGCGCGGGCGAGCCGAGGCGGCCCGGCGCCTGGCGGACGAGGCCTGTGCCATCGCCGGGCCGATCGGCCAGGTGCGGGTTCTTGGCCTGGTGGATTCGTTGCTGACGGGGGATCTCGCGGGTCCGGATGGGCTCACCGACCGGGAGATCGAAGTGCTGCGGCTGCTGGCAGCGGGATTGAGCAACCGGGCCATCGGCGAACGGCTTTACATCAGTACCAACACGGCCGCCAATCATGTTCGCAGCATCCTGATCAAGACCGGGGCGGCCAATCGCACGCAGGCGGCCATGTATGCTGCCGACCACCAACTGCTGGGGTGACGATCAAATGTCGGTCGACGCTCCGTCCGGCAAGACGCGTTCGCTGACCTCGACGATGACGTCGGCCGGAAGACCGGCCCGCGAAGCCGCGGTCCGGATCGCCTCCGGCGAGGGTGCCTCGTAGAGGCAATACGTCTTTCGTTTGTCCGCTGACAGGAACGAATACAGCCAACGAACACCCTCCTCGGCATTGATCCGATTGATGCCATCGGCGACCTCGAAGGTGGGTTCCAGCTTTTCGGCATAGGTGCGCTCGACCATGAATATCGGCACACGGACTCCTTTGCGCCCTTTGCGCAGGCTGACGGGTCGAACCTGCCCTGCGTCGGTTCATCATACGGCCGCGGTCCATGACCACTTCCGCTACCAGTAGTAGCGGAATAGCGGGGGTGCTCGACGGCTTTCCGGGTGACGATAGATTAGCCACACCCGGAAAGACGGTTGCGAATTTGCGGAAGCACATTTATCACCAGCCAGGCGCACAAGCGACAGGTACCCAACGGCCCGGCACATTGCAGTAGGGGTATACCCAGTTCTTTGTCGGATAAACGTGACGAATCCTACTCGCGGTGCCGGCAGATACCGCAGTTTGGTGGCCGTCGGCCAGGGTATTCAGTGGCCATCATGAGGAGTTGATCGCAATGGTCATGATCAAGAATCCCCGGCACACCCGGGCGAGGAAGCCGGATGGCCGGCGAATTCACCATCGCCACAGTCCGCAATCGATCGCCGTCTCACTTGCCAGCCGGTTGATCGTAAAGAACACGGTTCGTGCCTGGGCCATCCAACCGAATTTGCGTTGGCCATTTGATTACATCGACAGCTTAGCGGGTTTGCTGCCGCGTTTTCGGTCGTCGGTCAGGATTGACCCGGTACGCCTCGATCACTGCGCTGCAGAATGGGTTCGAGCGACGGGTGTTTCCCCGACACGGGCAATTCTTTACCTGCATGGCGGAGCCTTCCTCACCTGCGGACTCAACACCCACCGCTCCCTGGTGTGCCGCTTGTCGAGGGCGGCGGATGCCGGTGTGCTCACCGTCGGATACCGCAAGCTGCCGTCGTACCAGATCACCGACGCGATCGAGGACGCGTTGAGCGGCCTTTCCTGGTTGCAGGATCACGGCTTCGACGGCGAGCAGGTTGTGGTGGCGGGCGATTCGGCGGGCGGATACCTGGCGTTCATGACGACGTTGTCGGCGATCCGCAGCCACCTCGCGAAGCCGGCCGGCATCGCCACCGTCTCGCCGTTCACCGATCCCGATCCGGCCCGCAAGCTCGCCCACCGAAACGCGCGCCGCTGTTCGATGTTCACCTGCGGAGCCCTGTCGATGTTCGCTCGGTACCTGGGCGAGGTGCAGCTTCCACAGGATCGGCCGAAATCCTCACGTCGGGTCGAGTCCCCGGTGGACGCCGACCTATCCCCGTTACCGCCCGTCGCCATCCATGCCAGTTCAGACGAACTG
Proteins encoded in this window:
- a CDS encoding alpha/beta hydrolase; the protein is MIKNPRHTRARKPDGRRIHHRHSPQSIAVSLASRLIVKNTVRAWAIQPNLRWPFDYIDSLAGLLPRFRSSVRIDPVRLDHCAAEWVRATGVSPTRAILYLHGGAFLTCGLNTHRSLVCRLSRAADAGVLTVGYRKLPSYQITDAIEDALSGLSWLQDHGFDGEQVVVAGDSAGGYLAFMTTLSAIRSHLAKPAGIATVSPFTDPDPARKLAHRNARRCSMFTCGALSMFARYLGEVQLPQDRPKSSRRVESPVDADLSPLPPVAIHASSDELLLADAELMAKRLTAAGIRCDLHLWDGQIHDFPLAADVLPEGRRAIRYLGDFVKEVTDGCAARTPAAAAG
- a CDS encoding DUF4242 domain-containing protein — encoded protein: MPIFMVERTYAEKLEPTFEVADGINRINAEEGVRWLYSFLSADKRKTYCLYEAPSPEAIRTAASRAGLPADVIVEVSERVLPDGASTDI